GGCGAACAATAAATAATACGTCATGCCCGACGCCTCGCTGTAGATCATCTTGATCTCGCCGTGGCCTTGCAAGTCGTCCATGCCCAGGCCGCACAACTCGGCCAGCGGCAGGTACTGGCCTTTTTCCAGCAGCCACATGCGGGCATTATCGAGCCGCAGGGCGTCGGCCCCGCCCAGTGTCACCAGCCGGTTGCCCGGCTTATACGACTCCATGAAGCAGGCGATCCCCTCGACGACCCAGAAATTGGCGTCGCGGCCGATCTGGCTGACTTGCTTCAGCTCGCTGAACAACTGGTGCGTCGCCTCGTGATAGACCGTGCTGTCGTCTTCCTCGTCGCCGACGAAAAAGTAGGCCATCCGCTGCGGACCCGCGTAATAGCCGGTGGTAATTCCGATCGCCGGATGCTCTTTGCCCAGCGCCCGCATATATTCTTCGCGATTGCGGAAATACGTCACCTGCTGCCGGCGGTGTACGCGGTTCGCCGGCGCCCCCTCGCGAAACAGCCGGGCGAGCTGCTCGTCGGGCAAAACATATCGCACGAACAGTTGCCGCCATACGCCATAGAACTCTTCCAGCCGCGACGCCATCCGCACGCCTTCTTCCAGGCTATGGTTGGTGCGGACCTGGTAGTGCTCCGTGACCACGTCCCAGCCGCGCTCGATCTCGGCGTGCAGCCGCTCGTCTTCGTCGGCCGAGATCCAGCGGCCTTTGAAGAACCGCTCGCCCGACTCATACCGGGCAACCTGCTTTTCCGGCAGCCAGCCGAAGCGTTCGTGCCACACCTGGTGCGCCTGCGCCTTGTTCGACTCATAGGCGCTTAGCCACCGGCCCTCCTGCCGCTTATACCCCAACAGCCGCCGTGCGGCCTGGTGGTCGGGGTCTTCTCGCAACGTGGCATGCACCCGTTGAAACGCCAGGGCAAACTGTCGTTCTTTCGCCGCCCTCTGTGCCAGCTCGAACCACTGCTTGCCTTGAGCCTGGCGCAAGCGTCCAAATCGCTCGGCCCATTCTCGCACGGCCTGGCTTGCGAGGTCTCCCGCTTCCGGCAAGCGATCATCGGCCAGCGGCACGACGAGCGTGAGCGGCGCCTGCGGCGCAATCCACTCCCGCGTGGCCGCCGCCTGCTCCGGCAGTTTCTTTTCGTCGCACCCGCGGGCCAGCGCTTCGAGTTGTGCCGCGTACTCGCGCTCGGCTGCCGCCTGCTGTTCGACGATCGTTTCCGCATTGGCCGGCCGCGCCGCCAACAGGGCGACGAACAACAGGCCTGCGGCAATACAAGGTTGAAACATCCGGGACTTCGACCACGGGCAAAAGGGTAAACAACTTCCTTGCTTTCAGTTTACCCGCCAGGCGTCGCGTGTGCCTGACCGATCCGTCTCCGCCGGCGCGTTTCTGGGGGGTGGGCTCCGGGCCCCGTCCACACGGAAGCATGGGCCGCGCCGAAGTGCTTGCACTTGCGAAAAACAAAGGGTCGTCCGTCGTTCTTTTGCCTCGTAAGTGCCTGCCCGGAGTGGGACTTGCGCCATCGCTCGCGACCGGCGAAAAATCGCTGACGCAACCACCCATCTGGGGACAAAACGCAAGCGCCATCCTCGCCGGCCTCGCGCGGTTTCGACCCGGCCCGCGGCCGTAAGGTGGGGCAAGCGAGCTTGCGAGCGCTGGCCCACCGTTGCGTCTTGCCGCGCAGGATGCGTTGTTCGTAGATTCCGCAATCGCCCTCGCCGGGCGGCCGTTCGTCCGCCGCCGCGCGTTTGACGGGTGGCTGCGTCTTTTCTCGCTTGGGCATGGTGTTCGGTTCTCAGGGTTCAGGGTTCAGGGGGCTGATTTGCTTGTGAAAAATAAAAATCAAGCGCGCCGCCTGGGCTGTCTAAGCCGGTAGGGACTCGTGGTTTACGGTCGGTGCGCGAAAAGATCGACGCCGACTTGTACAAGCGCGGAACGATCGGCACGGCGGCGCGCGAAGGCGTAGGAGCCACGAATGGCTGGCGGCTCTGTACGCAACGCCCTCCGTGGCCTCTGGGGCGTTCCGCGTAGCGGGGTCGGCACCAACCCGCACGACCTCGGAACGCCACGGAGGCCACGGAGGGCGTTCCCTACAGAGTGCTCCCCGTGGGCGCAAATTTGCGCCCGTGGGAAAAACCCGAGGGATTTCATCATCTCGTAGTTCCCTGGTGGCATGTTTCCCGTCTACGGTCTACCGTCTACGCTCTTGTGTTGTACTCGCCGGCTGGCTTGGGCATCCCGGGCGCCGGGACAGGCCTCACGCACCGCCGTGATGAAACCCGTGGCGTCGAACACGCGGGGTATCCGCTGAGTTCTCAGCGCACGGCTTTTGCAAATTTGCAAATGCCGTAGAAACACGGCGGATTTGCTCCCTCTCTCATCATGTAGGGAAACTGGCTTGCATCGCTCTCGCGATGCACTCGCCCCTCGCTTCGCTGTTTCCGATCCATCGTCTCTCATCCCTCGTCGTTATCCACAATTGCCTAATATATAGGCATTGAAATCGACGTATGCGTACAGATTAGGCACTCCGCGCTGATCGCCCCTCCAATTAGGTACGAGATGATAAAAAACGCCGTGTTCCAACGGTTGTTGCAAATTTGCAACCACCGTGCGCCGAGGTGCCGCGCTCGACCGCCGCGCGGCCCCGCTGCTCAATTCTTAGGCACGCATCCGCGGCTGCCGCGAAGGCTGCCTGACGCTCCTCGTCTCTCCCGGCGCGCCGGCATCGACCATTTGCTTTCGCGGCCAACTGGCTTGATGGCTGCTTTCCGGCGGCCACGCGGCCGGAACAGGGAGGCGGCCACGGATGGAGACGGACGGGCACGGACAAGAGTCGGCCAGCATCGTACGACGCCGATGGCTTGGGTTGTTCCAGTCGCGCGACACCGCCAATCCAAAATCCGCTTTCTCTCGATTGAGCCGTTGCTGGAAGACCTCGGCCCCATCAACCTTGCGGGCATTCACTGGGTGATCGCCGCCTCCGACGACTCGTTTAGGTTGCGACCTGCTCCGCGGCATCGTAAACTTGTGGTCAGTCCCAGGTTATACGTCTGACTGACAATGTGATGGCCGCATGGAACTTCAAGCAATTCATCGCCGACAATAAAGACGAGTTGGAGGCGGTCCGCGTCTTTTACAGCCGGCCCTATCGAGCGGGCCTGCGCTTCAAGGCCGTCAAGGAGTTGGCCGAGGCGATCAAGTCGCCGCCCTTGTGTGCCACGGCCGACCGTCTCTGGCTGGCGTTTCAGGCCGTCGAGCCCGAGGCGGTGAGGGGCAAGTGCGGCAAGCTCGTCGATCTGATCGCCCTGGTGCGCCACGCCATCGATCCCAACTTGCCGCTCGTCCCCTTCGGTGCCACGGTGGAAGAACGTTACCGAGAATGGCTCGCTCAGCAGCAATCGTCGCGCGTCACGTTTTCCGCCGATCAACGCCGCTGGCTCGACGCCATCAAAGACCACATCGCCGCCAGCCTGAGCATCGACCAGGACGATTTCGAATACGCTCCCTTCGCACAGCTCGGCGGCCTCGGCCGCGCCTACGACCTCTTCGGCGAGCGGCTCCCCGCCGTCCTCGAAGAGTTGAACGAGAGGTTGGCGGCATGAATGACGCGAAGGTTTTTTTTGGCGACGCGGGCCGCGCTCGATTTAGAAGGCCGAAGGCCGTCCGTAGCCCGGAACGGGCGTCATTCGATAGCCCAGGGTGCAACCCTGGGTTATCGAACCGCCGCGCTACAGTAGCCCTGAAAGGGCGTGACCAACTACGGGCGAATGAGAGGTTGGCCGCATGAGGCGAGTTGAGGCGGCCACCATCGACTTTTCGCAGCTTCCGCCGCTGGCAAGCGGATGGGCTTGGTCAATCCCTGCGGAGATTTGCAGCGTCGTCGCCAGCGGGAGTACACCTGCCGCCGACAAGATGTTTGAGCGTGAAGGCGACGTCCCATTCATAAAAGTCTACAATTTGACCCACCGCGGGTTTCTGGATTTCAGCATCCGTCCAACATTCGTTTCCGCGGAGACACATGAAAAGGAACTGAAACGGTCCATTACGCGACCCGGCGACGTCTTAATTAACATCGTAGGTCCGCCGCTCGGCAAAGTCTCGTTGGTGCCGAACGATTTTCCAGAATGGAATATTAACCAGGCGGTTGTTCTTTTCCGGCCGCACGACGGCGTCTGCAATCGATACCTCGTTAATGCGTTCTTAAGCGAGGCAATCATGCGCCGCGTAACGCGTCTTGCGAAGGCGACTGCTGGCCAGTTTAACATCGGCGTTGGCATGTGCCGCCAACTGCTGCCGGTGCCCATAGCGCCGTCTAACGAACAACGCCGCATCGTCGCCAAAATCGACGAGCTTTTCTCCGACCTCGACGCGGGCGTGGCGGCGCTGGAGCGGGTGAACGCGAACCTCAAGCGGTATCGCGCGTCGGTGCTAAAGGCCGCTGTCGAGGGCCGGCTGACCGAATCATGGCGGGCGCAGTATCGACCGCAGGAAACCGGCGAGCAGCTTCTCCAGCGCATCCTCAAAGAGCGTCGCCGCAAGTGGGAAGAAGATCAACTCGCCGCCTTCGCCGTCGCTGGCAAACAGCCGCCGACGAACTGGCAAGCTCGATACGTGGAGCCGGCAACTCCGGATACGACCAACCTCCCCACTCTTCCGGACGGCTGGTGCTGGGCGACTCTCGAAGCGTTATCAGATTTGGTCGGCGGGATCACCAAGGACCAAAAACGCGCCGCTGAGAGAGGCATTTGCGAAGTACCATATCTTCGAGTTGCCAATGTGCAGAGAGGTTTGTTAGATCTCGCTGAAATCAAGACGATCCACGCGTCCCCCGCGGACATCCGGGATCTCCGCCTACTGGTCGGCGACATTCTTTTCACCGAA
The sequence above is drawn from the Pirellulales bacterium genome and encodes:
- a CDS encoding DUF1570 domain-containing protein, yielding MFQPCIAAGLLFVALLAARPANAETIVEQQAAAEREYAAQLEALARGCDEKKLPEQAAATREWIAPQAPLTLVVPLADDRLPEAGDLASQAVREWAERFGRLRQAQGKQWFELAQRAAKERQFALAFQRVHATLREDPDHQAARRLLGYKRQEGRWLSAYESNKAQAHQVWHERFGWLPEKQVARYESGERFFKGRWISADEDERLHAEIERGWDVVTEHYQVRTNHSLEEGVRMASRLEEFYGVWRQLFVRYVLPDEQLARLFREGAPANRVHRRQQVTYFRNREEYMRALGKEHPAIGITTGYYAGPQRMAYFFVGDEEDDSTVYHEATHQLFSELKQVSQIGRDANFWVVEGIACFMESYKPGNRLVTLGGADALRLDNARMWLLEKGQYLPLAELCGLGMDDLQGHGEIKMIYSEASGMTYYLLFAGEGRYRQALVDYLSAVYANRDRPQTLADLTGTSFSKHDEQYHQFLKHLP
- a CDS encoding type I restriction-modification enzyme R subunit C-terminal domain-containing protein, with the protein product MAAWNFKQFIADNKDELEAVRVFYSRPYRAGLRFKAVKELAEAIKSPPLCATADRLWLAFQAVEPEAVRGKCGKLVDLIALVRHAIDPNLPLVPFGATVEERYREWLAQQQSSRVTFSADQRRWLDAIKDHIAASLSIDQDDFEYAPFAQLGGLGRAYDLFGERLPAVLEELNERLAA